In Serratia sp. FDAARGOS_506, a genomic segment contains:
- the fepG gene encoding iron-enterobactin ABC transporter permease, with translation MSLPHTLHIGRPDGVINWRMPLRLLLVNLSLLALCLAMAVAALCYGTLQLSLEQVFAALSGEAPKNLVTVVTQWRLPRIAMALLLGASLGMSGAIFQSIIRNPLGSPDVIGFNMGAYTGALIAITLFNGGYYYIAGGALAGGILSALAIYLLAWRQGIAGFRLIIVGIAISAVLVSTNTWLIITASLERAMDAAMWQAGSLNGMTWQKAQPATAFIVLAATAALLMGKRLQLLEMGDDTARALGVNAEGSRLWLMLFGVTLTAAVTATAGPISFIALAAPQIARRLAGQSSVTLTSSALMGATLLLGADVVSQHLFAPIQLPVGVVTVCIGGLYLIWLLIREARR, from the coding sequence ATGAGCCTGCCCCACACGTTGCATATCGGCCGCCCGGACGGCGTCATTAACTGGCGCATGCCGCTGCGCCTGCTGTTGGTCAATCTTTCGCTGCTGGCTTTGTGCCTGGCGATGGCCGTTGCCGCGCTCTGCTACGGCACGCTGCAGCTTTCGCTGGAACAGGTCTTTGCCGCGCTCAGCGGCGAGGCGCCGAAAAATCTGGTCACCGTGGTCACCCAATGGCGTTTGCCGCGCATCGCGATGGCGCTGTTGTTAGGCGCCTCGCTCGGCATGAGCGGCGCCATCTTCCAGTCGATTATTCGCAACCCACTCGGCAGCCCGGACGTGATTGGCTTTAACATGGGAGCTTACACCGGCGCGCTGATCGCCATCACCCTGTTCAACGGCGGCTACTACTACATCGCCGGCGGCGCGCTGGCCGGCGGCATTCTCTCCGCGCTGGCCATCTACCTGCTCGCCTGGCGGCAAGGTATCGCCGGCTTCCGGCTGATCATCGTCGGCATCGCCATCAGCGCGGTGCTGGTCTCCACCAATACCTGGCTGATCATCACCGCCTCGCTGGAGCGCGCCATGGACGCCGCCATGTGGCAGGCCGGTTCGCTCAACGGCATGACCTGGCAGAAAGCCCAGCCCGCCACGGCGTTCATCGTGCTGGCGGCCACGGCCGCGCTGCTGATGGGCAAACGGCTGCAGCTGCTGGAAATGGGCGACGACACGGCGCGCGCGCTGGGCGTGAACGCCGAAGGCAGCCGGCTGTGGCTGATGCTGTTCGGCGTCACCCTCACCGCCGCCGTCACCGCCACCGCCGGGCCGATTTCCTTTATCGCGCTGGCGGCGCCGCAGATCGCCCGCCGCCTGGCCGGACAATCCTCGGTCACCCTGACGTCCTCGGCGCTGATGGGCGCGACGCTGCTGCTGGGCGCCGACGTGGTGTCCCAACATCTTTTTGCGCCGATCCAACTGCCGGTCGGGGTCGTGACCGTCTGCATCGGCGGCCTGTACCTGATTTGGCTGCTCATCCGTGAGGCCCGCAGATAA
- a CDS encoding ABC transporter ATP-binding protein: MSHRLHASHLKLGYDNKIIADDLSVAIPDGAFTVIVGPNACGKSTLLRALCRLLKPSAGEVMLDGKNISSFATKALARELGLLPQTSIAPDSITVADLVSRGRYPHQSLLKQWTQADKQAVEAAMAATNVSQLADRSVDELSGGQRQRVWVAMALAQQTPLLLLDEPTTYLDIAHQIELLDLFRQLNREHGQTLIAVLHDLNHACRYADHIIAMRDGKIVAEGKPAEIITAELVERVFGMPCMIIDDPLSHTPLVIPRGRYHCDAPQA, from the coding sequence ATGAGCCACCGCCTGCACGCCTCGCACCTGAAGCTGGGCTACGACAATAAAATCATCGCTGACGATCTGAGCGTGGCGATCCCCGACGGCGCCTTCACGGTGATCGTCGGGCCGAACGCCTGCGGCAAATCGACGCTGCTGCGCGCTCTGTGCCGTCTGCTGAAACCCAGCGCCGGCGAGGTGATGCTGGACGGCAAAAACATCAGCAGTTTCGCCACCAAGGCGCTGGCGCGCGAGCTTGGCCTGCTGCCGCAAACCTCGATCGCACCGGACAGCATTACCGTGGCAGACCTGGTATCGCGCGGCCGCTATCCGCACCAGAGCCTGCTGAAACAGTGGACGCAGGCCGACAAACAGGCGGTGGAAGCCGCCATGGCGGCCACCAACGTCAGCCAGTTGGCGGACCGCAGCGTCGACGAGCTGTCCGGCGGGCAGCGCCAGCGCGTCTGGGTGGCGATGGCGTTGGCACAGCAAACGCCGCTGCTGCTGCTGGATGAACCGACCACCTATCTGGACATCGCGCACCAAATCGAGCTGCTGGATCTGTTCCGTCAGCTCAACCGCGAGCACGGCCAAACTCTCATCGCAGTGCTGCACGATCTCAACCACGCCTGCCGCTATGCCGATCACATCATCGCCATGCGCGACGGCAAGATCGTAGCGGAGGGGAAACCGGCGGAGATCATCACCGCCGAGTTGGTGGAGCGGGTGTTCGGCATGCCGTGCATGATCATCGACGATCCGCTGTCCCACACGCCGCTGGTGATCCCGCGCGGCCGCTACCACTGCGACGCGCCGCAGGCATGA
- a CDS encoding ABC transporter substrate-binding protein, with protein sequence MKRKAITIGLLALAIAGGARANTLVYCSEGSPEGFNPQLFTSGTTVDASSAAIYNRLVDFKPGTVELQPSLAESWEVSEDGKRYTFHLRKGVAFQSNKYFTPTRDFNADDVIFSFMRQKDANNPYHKVSNGAYTNFESMEFGTLIDRIVKVDDHTVRFELSRAEAPFVADLGMYFATIFSAEYADAMLKAGTPERVDNDPIGTGPFQLVQYQKDAKILYKAFDRYWEGKPKIDRLVFSITPDATVRYAKLQKNECQVMPFPNPADLARMRQDGNIQVMEKSGLNIGFLAFNTQKKPLDNVKVRQALALAVNKPAIIDAVFHGAGQPAKNLLPPTQWGSNAQLEDYPYSPERAKQLLQEAGLGQGFDIDLWAMPVQRPYNPNAKRMAEMIQADWAKIGVRAKIVTFEWGEYLQRIKNGEHQTALMGWTTANGDPDNFFGPLFTCASLGGSNSAKWCYKPFDQLILQAREENDHAKRVAMYQQAQVMMHDQMPALMIAHSTIFEPVRKEVKGYEIDPFGKHIFKQVSLEK encoded by the coding sequence ATGAAAAGAAAAGCAATAACGATCGGGTTGCTGGCGTTGGCGATAGCCGGCGGCGCGCGGGCCAATACGCTGGTCTACTGTTCCGAAGGCTCGCCGGAAGGCTTCAACCCGCAGCTGTTCACCTCCGGCACCACGGTGGACGCCAGTTCGGCGGCGATCTACAACCGGTTGGTGGATTTCAAACCCGGCACCGTTGAGCTGCAACCCAGCCTGGCGGAAAGCTGGGAGGTGAGCGAAGACGGCAAGCGTTATACCTTCCACCTGCGCAAGGGCGTGGCATTCCAGAGCAATAAATATTTCACGCCCACCCGCGATTTCAACGCCGATGACGTCATCTTCTCGTTCATGCGGCAGAAGGACGCCAACAACCCGTACCACAAGGTCTCCAACGGCGCCTACACCAATTTCGAGTCGATGGAATTCGGCACGCTGATCGATCGGATCGTCAAGGTGGACGACCACACCGTGCGCTTTGAGCTTTCCCGCGCCGAGGCGCCGTTCGTCGCCGATCTGGGCATGTACTTCGCCACCATTTTTTCGGCGGAATATGCCGACGCGATGCTGAAGGCCGGCACGCCGGAGCGAGTGGACAACGATCCGATCGGCACCGGTCCGTTCCAACTGGTGCAGTACCAGAAGGACGCGAAAATCCTCTACAAGGCGTTCGATCGTTACTGGGAAGGCAAACCCAAGATCGACCGGCTGGTGTTTTCGATCACGCCGGATGCGACGGTGCGTTACGCCAAGCTGCAAAAGAACGAGTGCCAGGTGATGCCGTTCCCCAACCCGGCGGATCTGGCGCGCATGCGGCAGGACGGCAACATTCAGGTGATGGAAAAATCCGGCTTGAATATCGGCTTCCTGGCGTTCAACACCCAGAAGAAACCGTTGGATAACGTCAAGGTACGCCAGGCGTTAGCGCTGGCGGTCAACAAACCGGCGATCATCGATGCGGTGTTCCACGGCGCCGGCCAGCCGGCCAAGAATCTGCTGCCGCCGACCCAATGGGGCAGCAACGCGCAGCTTGAAGACTACCCGTATTCGCCGGAGCGGGCGAAACAGCTGTTGCAGGAAGCCGGGCTGGGGCAGGGATTCGACATCGATCTGTGGGCGATGCCGGTGCAGCGGCCCTATAACCCCAACGCCAAGCGCATGGCGGAGATGATCCAGGCCGACTGGGCGAAAATCGGTGTGCGCGCCAAAATCGTCACCTTCGAGTGGGGCGAATATTTGCAGCGGATTAAAAACGGCGAACATCAGACCGCGCTGATGGGCTGGACCACCGCCAACGGCGATCCGGACAACTTCTTCGGCCCGCTGTTCACCTGCGCTTCGCTCGGCGGCTCCAACTCGGCGAAATGGTGCTACAAACCGTTCGACCAGCTGATCCTGCAGGCGCGCGAGGAGAACGATCACGCCAAGCGGGTGGCGATGTACCAACAGGCGCAGGTGATGATGCACGATCAGATGCCGGCGCTGATGATCGCGCACTCGACCATCTTCGAACCGGTGCGCAAGGAAGTGAAAGGCTACGAAATAGACCCGTTCGGCAAACACATCTTCAAGCAGGTGTCGCTGGAGAAGTAA
- the alsS gene encoding acetolactate synthase AlsS produces the protein MAQEKTGNDWQCGADLVVKNLEAQGVKHVFGIPGAKIDRVFDSLEDAPSIETVVVRHEANAAFMAAAVGRLTGKAGVALVTSGPGSSNLITGLATATSEGDAVVAFGGAVKRADSLKQTHQSMDTVSMFRPVTKYCAEVHAGSAISEVIANAFRRAEFGRPGASFVSLPMDIVNEPVSAPVLAGCRLPRMGAAAADDIQAAVKLIRQAKCPVLLLGLQASRPENSEAVRHLLYRTHMPVVGTYQAAGVIDVNHFARFAGRVGLFNNQPADQLLQKADLVVSVGYDPIEYDPCMWNSHGRLKLVHIDVLPADIDTCYRPDVELVGNISATLNMMTEMFSEAVCVPSEVELILTDLGRQRTELAERAARRGGMPIHPLRIVKELQDIVSDDVTLCVDMGSFHIWIARYLYSFRARQLLISNGQQTMGVALPWAIGAALVRPGDKVVSISGDGGFMQSSMELETAVRLKNNIVHVIWVDNAYNMVEMQEVNKYQRKSGVEFGPIDFKAYAESCGAVGFAVQSVDDLRPMLRKAMAIQGPVVVAIPVDYADNYKLMAQMNFSQMI, from the coding sequence ATGGCACAGGAAAAAACAGGCAATGACTGGCAATGCGGCGCCGATTTGGTGGTGAAAAATCTGGAAGCGCAGGGCGTCAAACACGTTTTCGGCATTCCGGGCGCCAAGATCGACCGAGTGTTCGACTCGCTGGAAGACGCGCCGTCGATTGAAACGGTTGTAGTGCGGCATGAGGCCAACGCGGCCTTTATGGCGGCGGCGGTCGGCCGCTTGACCGGTAAGGCCGGGGTGGCGCTGGTCACCTCCGGGCCGGGTAGCTCCAACCTGATCACCGGGCTGGCCACCGCCACTTCGGAAGGGGACGCGGTGGTGGCCTTCGGCGGGGCGGTGAAGCGCGCTGATAGCCTGAAGCAGACGCACCAGAGCATGGATACTGTCAGCATGTTCCGGCCGGTGACCAAGTATTGCGCCGAAGTGCATGCCGGTTCGGCGATTTCCGAGGTGATCGCCAACGCCTTTCGCCGCGCCGAGTTTGGTCGACCGGGGGCATCGTTCGTCAGCCTGCCGATGGATATCGTCAATGAACCGGTCAGTGCGCCGGTGCTGGCCGGCTGCCGCTTGCCGCGCATGGGGGCCGCGGCGGCGGACGACATTCAGGCGGCGGTGAAACTGATCCGCCAGGCCAAATGCCCGGTATTGCTGCTCGGCCTGCAGGCCAGCCGGCCAGAGAACAGCGAGGCGGTGCGCCATCTGCTGTACCGCACCCATATGCCTGTGGTCGGCACCTATCAGGCGGCGGGGGTGATCGACGTCAACCACTTCGCCCGTTTCGCCGGCCGCGTCGGCCTGTTCAACAACCAGCCGGCCGATCAGCTGCTGCAGAAGGCCGACCTGGTGGTGAGCGTCGGCTATGATCCGATCGAATACGATCCCTGCATGTGGAACAGCCACGGGCGGCTGAAACTGGTGCACATCGACGTGCTGCCGGCGGATATCGATACCTGCTATCGGCCGGACGTCGAGCTGGTGGGCAACATCAGCGCCACGCTGAACATGATGACCGAAATGTTCTCTGAGGCGGTCTGCGTGCCGTCGGAGGTGGAGCTGATCCTCACCGATCTCGGCCGCCAGCGCACTGAACTGGCGGAGCGTGCCGCCCGCCGCGGCGGCATGCCGATCCACCCGCTGCGCATCGTCAAGGAGCTGCAGGACATCGTCAGCGACGATGTAACCCTGTGCGTGGACATGGGCAGTTTCCATATCTGGATCGCCCGCTACCTGTACAGCTTCCGCGCCCGCCAGCTGTTGATCTCCAACGGCCAGCAAACCATGGGGGTGGCGCTGCCGTGGGCCATCGGCGCGGCGCTGGTGCGCCCCGGCGACAAAGTGGTGTCTATCTCCGGCGACGGCGGGTTCATGCAGTCGAGCATGGAGCTGGAGACCGCGGTGCGGCTGAAAAACAACATTGTGCACGTCATCTGGGTCGATAACGCCTACAACATGGTGGAGATGCAGGAAGTGAACAAATACCAGCGCAAATCCGGCGTGGAGTTTGGGCCGATTGACTTCAAGGCCTACGCGGAATCCTGCGGCGCGGTCGGTTTCGCCGTGCAGTCGGTGGACGATCTGCGGCCGATGCTGCGTAAGGCGATGGCGATCCAGGGGCCGGTGGTGGTGGCCATTCCGGTCGACTACGCCGACAACTATAAGCTGATGGCGCAGATGAACTTCAGCCAGATGATTTAA
- the budA gene encoding acetolactate decarboxylase has product MNEKHGCSCARHLAQGFARQSINAGEGEIYQISLMSALIDGVYEGETTIAELLKHGDFGLGTFNHLDGELIAFDQEIHQLRADGSARPAGLQQKTPFAVVTFFHPSVSQQFDRPITKAQLHQCIDEQVASPNLFCAVRVDGEFSHVETRTVPRQERPYRPMLEAIEEQPTFSFHQRRGTLVGFRSPDYMQGIGVAGYHEHFVTDDRSGGGHVLDYQLDHGRLQFGVITRLNLQLPHDADFLRANLCPEDLDRAIRSAEG; this is encoded by the coding sequence ATGAACGAAAAACACGGGTGTTCCTGTGCGCGCCATTTGGCGCAGGGTTTTGCCAGGCAGTCGATCAACGCTGGGGAGGGCGAAATCTATCAAATCTCGCTGATGAGCGCGCTCATCGACGGGGTTTACGAAGGAGAGACCACCATTGCCGAATTGCTCAAGCACGGCGATTTCGGCCTCGGTACCTTCAATCACCTGGACGGCGAACTGATCGCTTTCGACCAGGAAATACACCAGCTGCGCGCCGACGGCAGCGCCCGGCCGGCCGGCCTGCAACAGAAAACCCCCTTCGCCGTCGTCACCTTTTTCCACCCCAGCGTCAGTCAGCAGTTCGACCGGCCGATCACCAAGGCGCAGCTGCATCAGTGCATCGACGAGCAGGTCGCCTCGCCGAATCTGTTTTGCGCGGTGCGGGTCGACGGCGAGTTCAGCCACGTGGAAACCCGTACCGTGCCGCGTCAGGAGCGGCCCTATCGCCCGATGCTGGAGGCGATAGAAGAGCAGCCGACCTTCTCGTTCCATCAGCGGCGCGGCACGCTGGTCGGCTTCCGCTCGCCGGATTACATGCAGGGCATCGGCGTGGCCGGCTATCACGAACACTTCGTTACCGACGACCGCAGCGGCGGTGGCCACGTGCTGGACTACCAGCTCGATCATGGTCGCCTGCAGTTTGGCGTCATCACGCGTCTCAATCTTCAGTTACCGCATGATGCGGATTTCTTGCGCGCCAACCTCTGCCCAGAGGATTTGGATCGCGCGATTCGTTCCGCCGAGGGCTAA